One window of Alkaliphilus metalliredigens QYMF genomic DNA carries:
- a CDS encoding ABC transporter permease produces MNPIFTIWKKRIGYLHKLHFRFISFQIDWVIAIYAVLIFGFIGYGFYPIFHEVIVREINPLGKMVVNSFVLMMLLGGELKGYLKTADQVFLIPLSINGRQFISYSHRLSAVIHIGTWSVFWIILYFYYRLHYQVEIMKYLALWLGGIFIKLIIINSKFIIENQRGRWKRRIIRNLFYGFCSLAIGYIVFYYNLKTLSSMQISIGLIILGVMTSLSFLIKNKVYIDWERIIEEEVNKRVKGLTVLLGEGSKNKKVFRKRTTRIFSGRKFIPFTPKGALLLLYFKIILRGKGNLLFLLQIIGGTFASIYLFNRGFGGGDPSDIRSMNAIGIVFMAYLIGDLLLSIWKSLKEDTWFIIYPYSHKDKIFSMKLGVMIGLSICLLIISVGMMILTTPLIHPTVDLIGAVLLAICITQIQMLFFY; encoded by the coding sequence ATGAATCCTATATTTACCATTTGGAAAAAAAGAATAGGGTATTTGCATAAGTTACATTTTCGTTTTATTAGTTTTCAGATTGACTGGGTTATTGCTATTTACGCTGTGCTTATATTTGGATTCATTGGATACGGATTTTACCCAATATTTCACGAAGTCATTGTTCGAGAAATAAATCCCTTAGGAAAAATGGTTGTAAATTCATTTGTCCTGATGATGTTATTGGGAGGAGAGCTTAAGGGATACTTAAAAACAGCAGATCAGGTATTTTTAATACCTTTGAGCATCAATGGAAGACAGTTCATTAGTTATTCCCATAGACTAAGTGCGGTTATTCATATTGGGACGTGGAGTGTTTTTTGGATCATTTTATATTTCTACTATAGACTTCACTATCAAGTAGAGATAATGAAGTATCTTGCCCTATGGCTCGGTGGTATTTTTATTAAGCTAATTATAATAAATTCTAAGTTTATTATAGAAAATCAAAGGGGTAGATGGAAAAGAAGAATAATAAGAAACCTTTTTTATGGTTTTTGTAGTCTTGCCATAGGCTACATTGTTTTTTACTATAATCTAAAAACCCTAAGTTCGATGCAAATAAGTATTGGACTTATCATTTTAGGAGTTATGACGAGTCTTTCTTTTCTAATAAAAAACAAAGTATATATTGATTGGGAGAGGATCATAGAAGAAGAAGTAAATAAACGAGTAAAGGGTCTAACTGTTCTGTTAGGAGAAGGATCCAAGAACAAAAAAGTTTTTAGGAAAAGAACCACCAGGATTTTTAGTGGCAGGAAATTTATTCCCTTTACTCCTAAAGGCGCATTACTGCTTTTATATTTTAAGATCATTCTAAGGGGAAAGGGAAATCTATTGTTTCTCCTTCAGATAATAGGAGGTACTTTTGCGAGTATTTATTTGTTTAATAGAGGTTTTGGAGGAGGAGATCCTTCTGACATAAGGAGCATGAATGCTATTGGTATTGTGTTTATGGCCTATCTTATTGGAGATCTTTTATTATCAATCTGGAAAAGTTTAAAAGAAGATACTTGGTTTATAATATATCCCTATAGCCATAAGGATAAGATTTTTTCTATGAAACTAGGAGTAATGATAGGATTAAGTATTTGCTTACTAATCATAAGTGTCGGTATGATGATATTGACAACTCCTTTAATACATCCTACTGTAGACTTGATTGGGGCAGTACTATTGGCCATATGTATTACTCAGATTCAAATGTTGTTTTTTTACTAA